CTCTGAATCCACATTTCGGTGCCGCCCGTCGTGCCCAGCCCAGGAATGGACGGCGGATTCAGCGGCACCACAATGCCTTGCCTGATCTGCGAGAGCGCCTTGTAGGCATTGACCAGCACCGCGCGCGCGTTCTGCGTGCGGATATTGGCCGACTTGTAACGCTCATCGAAGCCCTTCAAGCCGACGAAAAACGTCGACGCGTTGTTCTTGCTCTGACTGTCCAGCAGGCTGAAGCCGTCCACTGTCGCGATGCTGCCGACGGCGGGCTGCTTGAGAAAATACTCGGTGATGCGGTCCGACACTTCGCCCGTGCGATCCAGCGACGCCGCGTCCGGCATGATCACCGCGCCCAGCAGATAGCCCTGATCTTCCGGCGGCAGGAACGCGGTGGGAATGTCGCGCATCATCACCACCGCCAGTGCGATCAGTCCGGCGAAAAGCAGCAAGGCGATCACGAAGCGTTTGATGACGAGCCTCACGACTCGCGTGTAACCCGATGTCATCCGCGCGAACTGGCGGTCGAACCAGCGGAAGAATCCTTTCTTCTCGTGATGCCCGGGCTTGAGCAGCAGCGAGGCGAGGGCAGGCGACAAGGTCAGCGCGACAATGCCCGAAATGATGACCGATATCGCGATGGTGATGGCGAACTGCTTGTACATCTGCCCCGTGATGCCGCCGAGAAACGCGACGGGCACGAACACCGCGCACAGCACGAGCACGATGGCGACGACGGGACCGGCCACTTCGTCCATCGCCTGCTTCGCGGCGGTCTTCGGATCGAGCTTGTGCACGGTCATGTTGCGCTCGACGTTCTCGATCACGACGATCGCATCGTCCACGACAATGCCGATGGCCAGCACCATGCCGAATAGCGTCAGCATGTTGATGGAGAAGCCGAGCGCCGACATGCCCATGAACGTGCCGACGATCGACACCGGCACGGCCAGCACCGGAATGAGGGTGGCGCGCAGGCTTTGCAGAAAGACGAACACCACGATCACCACCAGCACGACCGCTTCGAAGAACGTATGGACCACGTCGGAGATGGACGCCCGCGTGAACTCGGTCGTATCCATCGCGATTTCGTAGTCGATGCCTTGCGGAAACGACTTCTTCATTTCGGCGAGGCGCGCGCGCACCTGATTGGATACATCGAGCGCGTTGGCTCCCGGCTGCTGATACACCGCGAGCACGGTCGCGGATTTACCCTGGAAGCGGCTGCGAATCGAATAATCTTTCTGCCCGAGTTCGGCCCGGCCCACGTCTTTCAGACGCACGATGGCCGCGCCGCCCGACTGCGCGCGAATGATGATGTTGTCGAACTGCGCCGGCTCCGTGAGCCGCCCAGAGGTCGTCACCGCGAACGACTGCTCGACGGGCGCGCCCGTCGGCGATTGCCCGAGACGCCCCACCGCGAACTGCTGGTTCTGATTCGCGACAGCTTTCTGCACGTCGGCGGCCGTGACGCCGAGCTGCGCCATGCGGTCGGGCTTGAGCCAGATGCGCATGGCGTAATCGGGCGTGCCGAAAATGCTCGACTGGTTCGCGCCCGGAATGCGCTTGAGCGCATCGAGCACATAGACGTTCGCGTAGTTGGCGATATAAGTGGCGTCGTATCGCTCGTCGGGCGAGTAGATGGCGATCACCATCATGAACGCCTGAGACTTCTTCTGCACCTGCACGCCTTGCGCCGTCACCGACTGCGGCAGTTGCGGCAACGCGAGATTGACGCGATTCTGCACGTCCACCTGAGCAAGCTCCGGATTCGTGCCGATCTCGAAGTACGCGTTGATGGTCAGGTTGCCCGTCGACGAGCTCGACGAGCTCATGTAGATCATCCGGTCCGCGCCGTTGACCTGCTGCTCGATCGGCGCGGCCACGTTGTTCGCGACCACGTCGGCGCTCGCGCCCGGGTAAGTCGCGGAGATCGTGATCTGCGGCGGCGTGATGTCGGGATACTGCGCCGTCGGCAGTGCGAGCATCGCCAGCGCGCCCCCGAGCGTGATGACGATGGAAATGACCGAAGCGAAGATCGGGCGGTCAATGCAGAAATGTGAAATGTTCATTGGCCTCTTCCACGCGACATGCTTCCGATGGTCGGCTCTTCACATCACTTGCCGGCGCCGCCTTCGTTCCTCGTCTGGCTGAGTGATGCCTGCGCGCCCGGAGCAGAGCTCGCCGCGGGTGCCGTTGCGGGCGCTTCGCTGTTCCCCGGTGCGCTGACTACGCGCACCTGCGAATCGGCTGCGATGCGCACCGCGCCATCCACGATGACGCGCTCGCCTGACTTCAGGCCGCTCGTGACGAACCAGTCGTCGCCATGCCATTCGCCGACTTCAACCACGCGCTGGCGGGGTTTCGATTGCTCATCCAGCACCCAGACGAAATGACTCTTCGCGCCCTGCAGCACGGCGCGCTGCGGCACGAGAATGGCATTGGGGCGCACCGCGCCCGCTACCCGCGCCTTGACGAACTGCCCGGGGCGCAGCGTGCCTTTCGGATTCGCGAACACCGCGCGCACGAGAAACGTGCCCGTTTCCGTGCTGAAGGCCGGATTCGTGAAGTCAATGCGGCCGGTCTGCGGGTAGACAGATCCGTCTGCCTGAATGACGCTCACGTCGAACTTGTTTCCGGGCGGAAAGTGCAGTTCATCTTTGCGTATCTCTTCCCGCCATCTCAACAACTCGTTCTCCGAGATGCTGAAGTTCACCCACATGGGGTCGAGCTGGTAGACATAGGTGAGCAGGCCCGACTGCGTCGGTGTCACATAGCTGCCTTCCTGCACGCGCGCGAAGCTCGACAAGCCCTTGAGCGGCGAACGGATCGTCGTATAGCTGAGATTGAGTTGTGCGGTCTGCACTTCGCCTTGCGCCGCGATGACGGCGGCTTCGGCTTGCTTCTCGTTGCCGGTGGCGTCGTCGAGGTCCTTCTTGCTCAATGCGTTCATGGCGGCGAGCGGCACCACGCGCGCAAGATTCTGCTTCGTGACGTAGAGCCGCGCCTGCTGCTGCGCGAGCGCGCCCTTGGCGGTTTGCAGCGCAGCTTCGAACGGCCGCTTGTCCATGAGGAACATCACTTGTCCCGCTTCCACCAGCGCGCCTTCGGTGTACATGCGCTTCTCGAGAAAACCATCGACGCGTGCGCGGATTTCCACTTCGCGAGAACTCTGCGTCTGCGCGGTGAACTCGAAATCAACCGGTGTCGACTTCGACGCGACAGTGACGACGGTGACATCCACAGCCGCTCGCGGTGCTGCGGGCGGCGGCTTGTTGCACGCTGCGACCGACAGCAGCACGAGCGAGACAGAACAGCACGAGCGCAGGGCGGGCATCCGGCGCGGCAGTGGAAAAGACCGCCTGCAGTCGAGCATCTTCTTGCACGTGAACGCCATGGGCGCCTCCCCCCTGGGATGGCCGATAGTCGGAGAACGAACGCGCTCGCGCGTGCATCGCGCGATGCATCGAGCGATCGCGTCCCTCGAAGCTCGACTTGACACGCGACGTCCATGCGCGCGAGCCTGATACTTGTGATGTGGTAGCGAACTCCGGTCGTCACGGTAGCGATAGCCGGGCGCACCGGCTTCGCCCTGTCAGGCGTGATGTTTTCGATGAGTCCAGTAATAACCGAAGACGATCCAAAACGCTATAAAAAAGTTCGACGGTGGCCGACGTGCGGAGCCATCGGCTGCGAAACGTGCATCGCCGAAATAATGTATGTATTGCTTATTATCAACTTCAACCCTCATGGCGATTTCTGAAACGTTGGTCGAGACTGGTGCGAAAGTAGCGCTTCATTCGAACCGGAAGCTGGACCGAACCCCAGACTTGCATATCGGAAATTAACGATATATACTTCGCCTCAAGACGATTCGGAAGGCGCACGCTTGTTGCCGCGTGTTCCGCATCGTCAGATGCATGAGCAACGAAATGGACATCGACGCAATTCACAAGGCCCTCGCCAACCCCCTTCGCCGCGAGATTCTCGAATGGCTGAAGGAGCCGGAGCGGCATTTTCCGCATCAGGAACTGCCGCTGTCGCATGGCGTCTGCGCGGGCCAGATCGATGGGCGCTGTGGCATGTCACAGTCCACCGTTTCGGCGCACCTTGCAACCCTGCATAAAGCCGGGCTCGTCACGACCAAGCGCGTGGGGCAGTGGGTGTTCTTCAAGCGCGACGAAGCGGCCATTCAGGCGTTCCGCGATTCCATCGCAGATCTCTGAAGTCTTATCGCCCCTTCGAAGTGACAGCATCATATCAATTCAATTAGGATACCTCTACGTTATGCCGACTCTTTTCGATCCGCTCAAGGTGGGCGCAATCACGCTGAAGAACCGCATCGTCATGGCGCCGCTTACGCGTCAACGCGCAGGTGTCGAACGCGTGCCGAACGCGCTAATGGCGCAGTATTACGCCGATCGCGCATCGGCCGGTCTCATCATCAGCGAAGCGACGTCCGTCACGCCGCAGGGCGTCGGCTATGCCGATACGCCGGGCATCTGGTCGGACGAGCAAGTCGAAGGATGGAAGCTCGTGACGCGTGCTGTTCATGAAGCAGGCGGCAAGATCTTCCTGCAATTGTGGCACGTCGGCCGCATTTCGGACCCTATCTTCCTCAACGGCGAACTGCCGGTTGCGCCGAGCGCGATCGCCGCGAGCGGTCACGTGAGCCTCGTGCGTCCGCAGCGTCCGTATGTCACGCCGCGCGCACTGGAACTGGATGAAATCGCGGGCGTGGTCGCGGCTTATCGCAAGGGCGCGGAAAACGCGAAGCGCGCGGGCTTCGACGGCGTCGAAGTGCACGGCGCGAACGGTTATCTGCTCGACCAGTTCCTTCAGGACAGCACCAACAAGCGCACGGACGAGTACGGTGGCCCCATTGAGAATCGCGCGCGTCTGATGCTCGAAGTGGTCGACGAGTGCATCGCCGTTTGGGGCGCGGACCGCGTGGGCGTGCATCTCGCACCGCGTGCGGATTCGCACACCATGGGCGACAGCGACCGCGCGGCCACCTTCGGCTATGTGGCGCGCGAGCTGGGCAAGCGCAAGATCGCGTTCATCGCGGCGCGTGAAGCGGAAGGTGCGGACAGCCTGGGACCGCAATTGAAGAAGGCGTTCGGCGGCGTGTATATCGCGAACGAGGGCTTCACCAAGCAGAGCGCGGAAGCCATCCTCGAACGCGGCGATGCCGACGCTGTGGCATGGGGCAAGCCGTTCATCGCGAATCCGGACCTCGTGCGCCGCTTCGAAGTGGACGCGCCGCTCAACTCGCCGGATACCGCAACGTTCTATTCGGCAGGGCCGAAGGGCTATACCGACTATCCGTTGCTTGAAACGGCGGAGTAAGTTTTCGCATCAGGCATTACATCATGCATCGAACAAAACAGCGGCTTCGGCCGCTGTTTTGTTTTTGTCCTCCAGCTTAGTCAAGCCAATTACCTGCACAGGTACCGCAACGCCTTCTTCTAACCAATCGCACGTCGAAATTATCGATTTTGCGCTCAACCGCGCCGCAAAAATAGTGTATTGGTGCGTCTGACTCTCTGCCGACTGTGCGTGCACCACGAAGCGCACGGGCGCAGAAACCACACTGCAAGTGCATGCCCGGTTCGTTTCATGAACGATTCAAGACGCCGCTCGTTCCATACGTTTCTCCCGTGCCCGTCGGGCATCTAACGGCTGCGGGTCGATCCCGCCAAGGAGCGCTTATGTCGTGGCTTACGCAAACGCTGCGCAGCTACCCGGAAATCGCGATCTTTCTTTCGCTAGGCGTCGGGTATTGGGTCGGCGGCAAGTCGTTCAAAGGATTCAGTCTCGGCGCAGTGACCGCGACGCTGCTCGCCGCCATCGCCATCGGGCAACTTGGCATCAGCATTTCGTCAAATGTAAAAGCCGTCTTCTTTCTGATGTTCCTGTTCGCAGTCGGCTATGGCGTCGGTCCGCAATTCGTGCGCGGCATTGCAAAAGACGGCTTGCCGCAGGCGCTTTTCTCCGTGATCCAATGCGTCCTTTGTCTCGCCGCGCCTTATGCAGCAGCGAAGATCGCAGGCTATGGCGTCGGTTCGGCGGCGGGCCTTTTCGCGGGATCGCAGACGATTTCTGCGTCGATGGGGCTCGCGACCGACGCAATCAATCGCCTGGGCCTTGCGCCTGCCGAGACCAAGGCGTTGCTCGACGCGATGCCAACGGCCTACGCCGTCACCTACATCTACGGCACCATCGGCTCCGCGATCATTCTCGCGATGCTCGGGCCGAAACTGCTTAACATCGACCTCGTTGCGGCATGCAAGGATTACGAGGAAAAGCTTGGCGGCGCGGCGGAACTAGGCGGGCCGGGCACGGGATGGCATCAGTTCGCGCTTCGTGCGTATCGCGTTGCCGATCACGGGCGCGCCGCAGGCATGAGCGTGGCTCAAGCGGAGGCGCTCAGGCCCGCCGGCGCGCGGCTTTTCATCGAACGCATTCGGCGCGACGGCAAGATACAGGAAGCCAAGGTTGACGACGTGCTGCAGCCGGGCGATGTCGTCGCGGTCGTCGGGCGGCGCGAGCACCTCGTCGATCTGCTCGGCGGCACCGCGACCGAAGTCGACGACGCCGAATTGCTTGCGGTGCCCGTGGAAGGCGTGGATGTCTACATCACGAGCAAGCATGTGGAAGGGCGCACGCTCGCTGAACTCGGGCAAACGCCGGGCGCGCGCGGCGTCTTCATCCGGCGTATCAAGCGCGGCGCGACAGAAACGCTGATTCCCGTGCTGGCGAGCACCAAGCTGTATCGCGGCGACACGGTGACGCTTGTCGGACGCACGCAGGATACGACCGCAGTGGCGAATGCGGTGGGCGTCATCGACCGGCCGAGCGACGTGGCGGATATGGCCTTCGTCGGCCTCGCCATCACGCTCGGCGCGCTCATCGGCGCCATCGTGATTCGCTTCGGCGCTGTCCCGATCACGCTCTCGACGGCGGGCGGCGCGCTCATCGCAGGCATCGTGTTCGGCTGGCTGCGCGCAATTCATCCGACGTTCGGCCGCATTCCGTCACCGACTATCTGGTTCATGAATTCAGTAGGACTGAATGTATTCATCGCGGTGGTCGGCATATCGGCAGGTCCGGGCTTCGTCGCGGGATTGCAGAAGCTCGGCGTGAGCCTGTTTTTATGGGGTATTTTCGCGTCGTCGGTGCCGCTCATCATCGGCATGTATATCGCGAAGTACGTCTTCAAGTTCCATCCCGCGATTCTGCTCGGCATCTGCGCGGGCGCACGCACGACCACAGCCGCGCTCGGCATGATCTGCGACGCGGCAAAGAGTCAGGTTCCGGGCCTCGGCTATACGGTCACGTATGCGGTCGGCAATACGCTGCTCACCATCTGGGGGATGGTCATCGTGATGCTGATGACGTGAAGGCTCGACGCAGTGTGACTCATCGTTTTTTCCCGTACTCGATTGCTCATTTCCTGGGGGTGTTGGATGTCAAAGTCCTCGAAGTCCGGTTCCGACGATCGTGCAGCGATGGCCTCGCTTAGCCCGTTCGAACTTAAGGACGAACTCATCAAGGCAGCGGGCGGCGGCGTGGTGGAGCGCCCCGCGAACGTCGCGATGCTCAACGCGGGCCGCGGCAACCCGAATTTCCTCGCGACGATTCCGCGCCACGGCTTCTGGCAGCTCGGTCTCTTCGCGATGCGCGAATCGGAGCGTTCCTTCGCGTATATGCCGGAAGGCATCGGCGGCTTTCCGAAACACGAAGGTCTCGAAGAACGCTTCGAAATCTTCGCGCGTGAGAACAAGGGCACGCCCGGCATCGCCTTTCTCACGGGCGCGGTGTCGTATGTGCGGGACCAGCTCGGGCTCAACGCGGGGGACTTCCTCTACGAAATGTGCGAAGGCATTCTCGCGTCGAACTACCCCGTGCCGGACCGCATGCTGAAGCTGTCCGAAGTCATCGTCGGGCAGTATCTGCGGCGGGAGATGATCGGCAAGCATCCGTTCGTCGGCGACTTCGACATCTTCGCGGTCGAGGGCGGCACGGCCGCGATGACGTACATCTTCAATACGATGCGCGAGAATTTCCTCATCAAGGAGGGCGATACCATCGCGCTCGGCATGCCGATCTTCACGCCGTACATCGAGATTCCCAAGCTGAACGACTACAAGCTCGAAGTCGTGAATCTCAATGCAGACGTGGAGCAAGGCTGGCAGTACTCGAAAGAAGAGCTGGACAAGCTGCGCGACCCCAAGATCAAGGCGTTCTTCCTCGTGAATCCGAGCAATCCGCCGTCGGTCAAGATGGACGACGAAAGCCTCGAATACATTGCGGAGATCGTCAAGGAAAGGCCCGACCTGATTCTCCTGACCGACGACGTGTACGGCACCTTCGCCGACGATTTCGTTTCACTCTTCGCGCTCTGCCCGAAGAATACGATTCTTGTGTACTCCTATTCGAAGTACTTCGGCGCGACGGGCTGGCGGCTGGGAACCATCGCCACGCATCGCGAGAACGTGTTCGACGAGCAGCTCGCCGCTCTCCCGCAGGAGCAGAAGGCGATATTGCACGAGCGTTACGAATCCATCACGACGGAGCCCGACAAGCTGAAGTTCATCGACAGGCTGGTCGCCGATAGCCGCACCGTCGCGCTGAATCATACGGCGGGCCTGTCCACGCCCCAGCAGGTGCAGATGGTGCTGTTCTCGCTGTTTTCGCTGATGGACACGCCCGACGCGTACAAAAACGCGCTCAAGCGGCTCATTCGCAATCGCAAGCAGGCGCTGTATCGCGAGATCGGTATCCCGCTCGAGGACGACGACAAGAATCTCGTCGATTACTACACCATTCTCGACATGGAATATCTCGGGGAGCGCATGTACGGACGCGATTACGTCGAGTGGCTCACGAAGAACACCAAGCCGACGGAATTGCTCTTCCGGCTTGCGCAGGAAGCACGCGTCGTGCTGTTGCCGGGACGTGGTTTCGGTACGCAGCATCCGTCAGGACGCGTGTCGCTCGCGAATCTCAACGAAAGTGACTATATGCAGATTGGCCGCGCGATTCGCAGGATGATGGACGAGCACGTCGCGCAGTACAACGCGCAGAACGGCAAGAAGGGCAAGTAGAAGACAATCGGGCCGCGCAAGGCGGCCCGATTGTCATGCATGTGCTTCAAGCAGGAAGCGGCGCGCTCAAAACTTGTGACGCATGCCGATGCGGAACGCGAGCTGGTTGTTCTCGCCCTGACCCGACGTGCCGAAGTAGCTCGACGACGACGAACCGATCGACGCCTGATTCTCCTGGCCGCCGTTCGAACCCGACGCCTTCTGATAGATAGCGAGCAGGTACACGTCGGTGCGCTTGCTCAACGCGTAGTCGAAGCTCGCGTCGATCTGATGCCAATGGCCCTTGAGGTTGTCGTAAAGGTCCATGTACGTATAGCCGAGACCCGCCGTCATCGCAGGCGTGATGGCGTACTTGCCGCCGATATCGAATGCGTTGATGCGCGAACTCGCACCGACGATCGGCTCGAAGCGCGTGTTCGTCCACAAGCCGAAAACCGTCGCCGCGCCAATCGCATAGTTAGCGCCAACGCCGAATGAACGCAGATCCTTCGCGTTGTTCACCGTGCCGGTCGTGTTGATGTTCGCGACCGTCATGCTGAATGCCGGCGTGGCAGCCGTCGGATAGTGGATGTCCGTGTACGCCGCACCGACGCCGAGCGGCCCGGCCTTGTAGTTCAGGCCGAAGCTGTAGGCGCGCGACGAACCTTGCGTCGTCGTGGTGCCGACAGTGGTGTTAGGCGTGCCCGCGAACGCGCCCGCGGTGTTCGAGAAGCCGTACATCGCGCCGAACGTGATGCCGTAGAAGCTCGCGCTCGAGAACTTGACCGCGTTGTTGATACGGCTCGACGTCAACTGGTCGAAGTCGTTCATGTGGTACGCGTAGTTGCCCGCGACAGTCTGCCCGCCGATCGAATATGCCGACCCGAGGTAGTCGGTGTTGAAGCTGTATTGACGACCGAAGGTCAGCGAGCCGACGTCGTTCTTCGCGATACCGACGTATGCCTGACGGCCGAATTCCGCGCCGCCCTGACCGAGCGTGCCCGTGCCGCTGTTGAAGCCGTTTTCCAACGTGAAGATAGCCTTCAGGCCGCCGCCCAGATCTTCGGCGCCGCGCAGGCCCCAGCGGCTGCCTTGGGCAACGCCGTCGTCGTATTTCACGAGCGATTTGCCGGGGCGCGTCGCGCTGGCCGCGCTGTTGTTCACATAGCTGATGCCGGCGTCGATGATGCCGTACAGCGTCACGCTGCTCTGTGCATGAGCGGACGTGGCGATGGTGGCGAAAGCGGCGAGGGCGGCAGTTGCCAAGAGATTCTTCTTCAAAACGTGCTCCGTGAGTTGGTTCGCGGTGTGTGGTTGCGCTGCGAGGGCAGCGCCCGTCTGCTGCGTCGCGCTCGGGCTGGCGCGTGGCGGCGACGGGCGCAAATGTAGCGGCGGCTGAAGAAAGAAATGTGACAGGGTTTACCTTGAGCTTTGGTGTCTCGCCGGTGCAACGGGGCTTGAGCATCGCGCTCACGTGTGCCAACGCGCGCACGCGGGGCCGCGCTATGCTGGCGGTTCATCACCCCGAGCGAGCGAACATGGACGAACAGGGAATCCGCGAACTGGAAGAACGCCTGAGACAGGCGATGATCGCCTCAGACGTGAATGCGCTCGACGCGCTGCTCGCCGACGACTTGAGCTTCGTCGACGCAACGGGCAAGGTCTGGACGAAGGCCGACGACCTCAACGGGCATCGCTATGGCATGCAGCGCATCGACACGCTGAAGGTGGAGGAGCAAAGCATCCGCGTGTATGGCGCCTTCGCGATCACGGTGACGCGCGTGGCGATATCCGGCACGTTCGCGGGCGCACCGTTCACGGGCAGCCTGCGCTATACGCGAACGTGGGGCGAGACCGCAGGCGCCTGGCGCGTGGTCGCGGCGCAATGCGGTCTCATGGCTTTCTAGAGGCGAAACGCTCAGGCCGACAGCAGCGAGCCCGTGCGATACGCCTTCGCGCCCGCGATGCGCGCGACTTCGAGACCCGCCGTCGCGAAACGCGTGATATGCCGCGCGTACATGACGCCCGACGTGCTGCACTTGACGGTAGTCACGGTGTCGGTCAGCGGATCGACGATATCGGCAATGGCTTCGCCTGCGTCGATGAATGCGCCCACTTGCGCGCGAAACACGAGCACGCCCGACGCCGGCGCGACGATCGGCTCGGCGCCCGCGAGCGGCGTCGCAGGGAACGCGAGCTCAGGCAGCGGCGCTTGCGGCGCATCGATCACGCCGCGGTGAATCAGGTAATTGACGATGGCCTGCGCGTCCTTGTCCGCGAATTCATGCGACACGTCATGCTGGCTGCGCAGCTCGACCGTCACCGAAATGCCGCCGCTCGGAATCGGGAAGCGGTCGCCATAACGCGCGCGCAGATCCGACCAGCAGAAGCTGTGGATTTCGTCGAACGGATTGCCGACCGAATTCAGCGCCAGCAGCGATGCCTTGGAATCCAGATAACGCGCGAGCGGTTCCACTTCCGCCCAGATGTCCGGGTTCGTGTACAGATGCAGCGCGGCGTCGAGATCGCAGTGCAGATCGAGCACCACATCCGCGTCGTAGGAGAGCTTTTGCAGCGCGAGGCGTTGCGATTCCAGTTCGGTGCGCGGCGTCTGTTCGTCGAGCGCCTCTTTCATCGCGGCGCGCACCGCGAGGCGGTTCGCATCGGCGTCGTTGGACAGGCGCGCCTCGATGCGCGGCGCGACCAGCGCGGCGAGATCGTGGAAATTGCGGTTGAAGTTGTGGCCGCTGTTCGTATCGAACCGGCCGAGCAGGTTGCCGTGCAGGAACTGATTCAGGCCGATGGGATTGGGCACCGGCACGATCACCACTTCGCCGCGCAGCTTGCCGGCGGCTTCGAAAGCGGCGAGCTGGCGGCGCAGCTTCCACGCGACCAGCATGCCCGGCAGTTCGTCCGCGTGCAGCGACGACTGAATGTAGATCTTCTGTCCGCCGCCGGGACCGTAGTGAAAACTGGCGATGTTGCGAGAAGTGCCGAGCGTCGGCGAGATGAGCTGGTGAGTTCTGGTCTGCATAGTGTTCGCGCGCACGCGAGTGCGCGAGGTCTTGCCTCGATGGTTGCTGGACGGGTTGAGGCGCCCGGATGCGGGCCTGTGATGCGCTGCGGTGTCTCCGTCCGCCGGCGCGGCCTCAGACGTTCGATCTTAGCCGAAATCGGCGCGGCGGGCGGCCGGCTCGTCGGCACCGGCCGGACGGCGCGCAATGAAAAACGGGCTCCGCGGAGCCCGTTCGTCTGTTGGCTGCTTCCGAAGAATTAGCCGCCGTACACGTCGAAGTCGAAGTACTTCTTCTCGAGCTTCTTGTACGTGCCGTCCTTGATGATGTCGGCGATCGCCTTGTCGATCTTCGCCTTCAGGTCGGTGTCTTCCTTGCGCAGACCGATACCGGCGCCATTGCCGAGAATCTTCTCGTCGACGATATCCTTGCCCGCGAAGTCGAAGCCCGCGCCGCGCGGCGTCTTCAGAAAGCCGATGTCGGCCTGCACCGCGTCTTGCAGCGCGGCGTCGAGACGGCCCGAGGTCAGGTCGGCGTAAACCTGGTCCTGGTTCTGGTACGGCGTGACGGTCACGCCCTTCGGCGCCCAGTACGTCTTGGCGTAGGTTTCCTGAATCGTGCCTTGCTCCACGCCGACGTTCTTGCCCTTCAGGCTGTCGGCCGTCGGCAGGATGCCGCTGCCTTTCTTCGCGACGAGGCGCGTCGGCGTGTTGAAGAGCTTGCTGGAGAAAGCGATCTGCTCGGCGCGTTGCGGCGTCATGGACATCGACGAGAGCACGCCGTCGAACTTCTTCGCCTTCAGCGCGGGGATCATGCCGTCGAAGTCGTTTTCCACCCACACGCACTTGGCCTTCAGGCGCGTGCAGATTTCGTTGCCGAGATCGATGTCGAAACCGACCAGCTTGCCGTCCGAACCTTTCGATTCGAACGGGGGATAGCTTGCGTCGACGCCGAAGCGGATCGTCGAATAGTCCTTGGCATGGGCCGTGACGGCGGTGAACGACGTGACGGCGAGAAGGGACATCGACAAGGCGGCAAGCAGTTTCTTCACTGTTTTAACTCCAGAAGGTGGTCAGTTCGGCCCGGAAGGTCTCGTTCCGGTGCCGTCCGGCGAGGCGGGCGGTCGCCTGAAACAGGCCGGACGGCGGGCATTCCGCGGATCGTGTCCGTGCAGAATCGGCAGAAGGTTACCAAGCCAAAATAGTTCGGAACCTAGTGAAACCCCGAATAGCGGCGCTTTAGAGCATTTCCTCCTTTCTGCATCCACGCGCGAGCGGCGGTTCGCGCGCCCGAAGGGGCCGCCCGCAGGAATGATCCAGCCGGTTAAGATGCGGCCTTCGCTTTTTGCGCCTCGGCGCGCCGAAAGCCCTCGCATCGCCAGACAAAAAGCCAGACATGAATCAGGAGACGACACCGATGGCCACCTCACCTGCGGGAAATTCACGCCGCGCATCCGCCGATGCAGCCCCGCCCGCACTGACCGCCGGCCTCATTTCCGCGCGCCTCGACAGGCTGCCGGCTACGCGCACGGTGTGGACGCTCGTCG
This genomic interval from Caballeronia sp. LZ062 contains the following:
- a CDS encoding ABC transporter substrate-binding protein produces the protein MKKLLAALSMSLLAVTSFTAVTAHAKDYSTIRFGVDASYPPFESKGSDGKLVGFDIDLGNEICTRLKAKCVWVENDFDGMIPALKAKKFDGVLSSMSMTPQRAEQIAFSSKLFNTPTRLVAKKGSGILPTADSLKGKNVGVEQGTIQETYAKTYWAPKGVTVTPYQNQDQVYADLTSGRLDAALQDAVQADIGFLKTPRGAGFDFAGKDIVDEKILGNGAGIGLRKEDTDLKAKIDKAIADIIKDGTYKKLEKKYFDFDVYGG